The Stigmatopora argus isolate UIUO_Sarg chromosome 1, RoL_Sarg_1.0, whole genome shotgun sequence genome segment AACAGGCAGTAAAAAGTCTGCAATTAATCAGCTCTGATGCAAACAACACAGTCCTAAGCATCCATGCGTAATGCACCCCTAGAATACACCTACCAATTTCATTATGATCTGTCCATTGAGTAAAAATGATAGTGTACACAACCCCAACAACAACATAAGCGCCCTTCAGCGagtaataaaaacaatacaaatttaCACGGGTAATATAGACACTAAATTAGAAATCGTATCTCAAGATGGTAAAAAAGGTGTATTTTCAATTCAATAGGACAAGGGTTGCCTAATTTACAACTTATATTACTTTGCTACTCAAAATCTATTTACCTCATCTATCTCCCGTCCCAGTTCGACCAGCAAGGCAATGGTTTCTCCCACAGTGATCCTGTAGTTGACGTCACTACTTTGCAGAGAAGCTTGCAGCTTGGGGAGGTGACTTTAATAAAGGATAATTAAAATACAAGAAATCGAATTTATTTAAGTAAAAAGACTAAGCAACAATTACATTTGGAAAGCTTTTGCATTTGGTTAggccacaaaaaaatggctacAGACTCACAGATATAGCAATTCAGAGAGTTTAGATGCTGGACAAAGGGTGACGAGTAGGGACCAAGCCTGCATGGTGGCGCTATGGAGCCCTGGAATGCCAGGTTTGGGTGTTGGCAGCATTCCCTCTCTGTTGGGGTAGGAAGACATAAACACGCTCTCCAAAAGGGACAAAGTTCGGATCAAGTCCTGACAgggtttaaatgtaaaaaaaaaaacagacaaaaaagatGAGTAAATGACACAAAAACATCGCTGGTATTTCAACACTTGTATAAACCCATATGTGTTGTTACCTCTCCATCTTCTGCAGTAGAGACATAGCAACACATTCCCAAAGCTCTTGCACACTGGTTGGAACATAAGCAAAGGTGGAATATgaacaatataataaaaataatacataagcATGTGATATATTGGTGCAGATAATTGTGAAATGAAATATGTGAAAAAAGTGTAACTTGGCGACCACAGGAGGTCTGCTGACTCACACTCTGGCGTGCTGATATGCTAGCAGTGTTGTCAATGAGAATGCTGGTTAGGATGGGTCGCAGCACATTAAAGCCCTCTGCCGCCTCTTCCCCACCCCCTAGCTGGATGCAGAGAAGAGCAAAGACAGTCGCCGCTGCGGCTTGCTCCTCCGCGTTGCCTAAAAAGCAGTATGAGAGTATGTTCCTTTTAACGTGAAATTTGTTTAGCGACAACTGCGAGTAGCAAAAAGGAGTGTAGGAGGGACACACGGGTAAATGTACCTTTTTTGAGGCTTCTCTCTAAGCAGTCGCTAACCGTGAAGCGCCTCTCTGTCAGGAAGTCATACAACACTTTGGACGAGAAGGCCTGCCGCAACGACTCGAGTGCCGCGAGTCGGGTTTTTGCGCTGGGAGTGgaagaaagaacatttttagTGACATCCTGGCATtgccgatttttttttaaatgaggaaaaaggGGGTCACCTTTTGTCTGTAAGGTTGTCAATGCACTGTTTGAGTTTGTCTTCTATTTCTTCTTGGGCCGTCTGTTCGTCCACCGGCTCCCCTCCTGTTATGGGATGGATAAACACTAGTCTTGTCAAAAATCCAAAGATTGTCATTACAGGGGTTTTGGTTCGAGAGACGCCTCACAGGAAAGAATGTTTCTTATTAAACCCAGGTTATATTCCTAATACCAATAATATTCCTACCATGTGCACCCACCCCTGAACGGTCATGAAAATTATTGTTTGAATAATTAACGACTAGGACTTCCTACCTACTTCATTATTCATGTCATAAATTTTCTATATGCCATCATTTCTCTACACCAAcagatttgtatttaatttaaaaaaatcaaagatgggcatgtattatacatggtcatatgttttaaaaaaaaatcaaacttgtAACAATATATTCATGCCTGTAAACATTGGGGCTGTTCAAAAAGCGTCCGGTACTATTTTGGTGTGGAACACTGAAAACTGTCATAAGTGGTCCATTGAAACATTATGGTTTGATCCACATCTTAAGTACTTGTTAGTATATTTGTTTATTGATGTCcataatacatatttttgagtTACTTTAAATGCTTATTGCTTTGAaagtatatacagtaatactgcGATTAGcacggttaatgtggaccagacatggccgcgataatggaAAAACCgctaagtagggtcacccctatttaaaaataaacaaataaaatgtccttagtgctgagtcctagtggcttctggttacgagtttTCAGTGTgggatttcacatttttatgaacttaaaaataaataaataataataattaaaaaataaaatataaaaatattttaaaaattaaaaaaaaatccccagaaaaaaattcacGATGCAGTGAAGCCACGGAAGTTGAAGCGCAAaatggcgaggtattactgtattgccatttacaataaaaaaagaaaaggaaaatcaaTTGACTATAGATTTTTCCCCATATCCCATCAATCGAATGAATTCAAATGGCTATCAccagatgaaaaaaatacaaataatgaagCTTTAGATTATGCGCAAACCTGCGGCTTCTTCTTGAACAGAGGTGCCTTCACTAGCACTGCTGTAGTGGCTGAGAACGTCCGACGTCAGCTCATCGTCACTGGCTCCCGATTCCACCTTTACTCCATTTTTGGCAGCtaacataaaatacaaaaatagaaacatGAAGAGCAGGTGTAGCATTACTCCATAACTAATCTGCACTATAAATACAATCGATACACAGAGATCTGTTTGGACAGAGACAAGCTGCAAGtcctaaatctaaaaaaatatgtgcTCCTTGTTGGGTTCCCCAATGCCAATTCCCAATGATGTCATTTAGATGATATTTTCATGTGATATTTTGTTTCTGCTGTATCATCACGTCT includes the following:
- the ifrd2 gene encoding interferon-related developmental regulator 2 isoform X1 — protein: MPRSKKGKRGSSKSGSLRQDVLQLQLTAKVSLKAAKNGVKVESGASDDELTSDVLSHYSSASEGTSVQEEAAGGEPVDEQTAQEEIEDKLKQCIDNLTDKSAKTRLAALESLRQAFSSKVLYDFLTERRFTVSDCLERSLKKGNAEEQAAAATVFALLCIQLGGGEEAAEGFNVLRPILTSILIDNTASISARQSCARALGMCCYVSTAEDGEDLIRTLSLLESVFMSSYPNREGMLPTPKPGIPGLHSATMQAWSLLVTLCPASKLSELLYLHLPKLQASLQSSDVNYRITVGETIALLVELGREIDEDFEVEDGEGLCESLKSLATDSHKHRAKNDRRKQRSIFREVLHYIENEDFTEEKIRFGVESVYIDSWMRRRIYDAFKEILESGVRYHLQFNTLLRDIIGLGPPIIIDATNKANKISRFEKHLFNSAAFKARTKQRNKVRDKRADVM
- the ifrd2 gene encoding interferon-related developmental regulator 2 isoform X2, with amino-acid sequence MPRSKKGKRGSSKSAAKNGVKVESGASDDELTSDVLSHYSSASEGTSVQEEAAGGEPVDEQTAQEEIEDKLKQCIDNLTDKSAKTRLAALESLRQAFSSKVLYDFLTERRFTVSDCLERSLKKGNAEEQAAAATVFALLCIQLGGGEEAAEGFNVLRPILTSILIDNTASISARQSCARALGMCCYVSTAEDGEDLIRTLSLLESVFMSSYPNREGMLPTPKPGIPGLHSATMQAWSLLVTLCPASKLSELLYLHLPKLQASLQSSDVNYRITVGETIALLVELGREIDEDFEVEDGEGLCESLKSLATDSHKHRAKNDRRKQRSIFREVLHYIENEDFTEEKIRFGVESVYIDSWMRRRIYDAFKEILESGVRYHLQFNTLLRDIIGLGPPIIIDATNKANKISRFEKHLFNSAAFKARTKQRNKVRDKRADVM